ATTATCGAAGGGCGTAGCGACCTGACCGGGGAATATGTCTGCCGCGTCACGCGGGACGATGCCGGACGAGACGAGATGCACGTAACGCTGGAAAGCAAAGGCAGCAGCAGCCAGGCTGAGTTGGTGGACCTGCTTCGTAAAGGCATTGGTATTGAAGTCGGCGTGGCATTGGTTGATGCCGGAGGGACTGCAAAAGATACGCAAATTGACACGCGTCAAAAGCCTATTCGCCTGATTGATGAGCGGGGTTTATGATCGACTGGGATACCTTGGAAACGGCCAACAGGCGGTTAAACGCCTTTACCGATTTTGATCGGACCGCGACGGGTGGTACCGGACCTCTTGCCGGGGTCACCGTCGGCGTGAAGGGCAATATCGCGGTTAGAGACATGCGCTGGACCGCCGGTTGCGAACTCTATCGTGACCGCGTTGCGAGCGAAGACGCTGCGGTGGTTGCAGCGCTTAGGGCAGCTGGTGGGACTATGATCGGAATGCTGAACATGGAAGAGGCCGCGCTTGGCGCAAAGACCGACAATCCTTGGTTCGGTAAAACCTTTAATCCGCACAAGGAAGGTTATACGCCCGGCGGCTCATCGGGCGGAAGCGGAGCTGCAGTTGCGGCTGGTCTGTGCGATGTCGCGTTGGGCACGGACACAATGGGGTCTGTGCGTATACCCGCGGCTTACTGCGGCGTGTACGGATTTAAGCCCGCACAATCTGCGATTAGCCAAGATGGTTTGGAGCTGGCGGAACAATCGCTGGACTGCATCGGACCGCTGGCCCGGAATTTGGACCTGTTGGAAAAGGTGGCACGGGTCATTAGCGATTTTGGTGAGGACGAGGCGGCAACGGGATCGCTGGCAACATTGGTCGAAACCGGTGTTGATTGTGAACTGGAAGTTATCGAAAATTTCCGCGATATAATGCGCTGGGCGGGGGAAACTATTGCCGTGGCTCAGCTCAAACATCCGTTGTCGCGCATTCGGTTTGCCGGGTTTATCAAAACAACCAAAGCCATGGCGGCCCATTTTGCGGAGGAAGATCAAAGCAAGCTTTCCGATGGTTTGAAAAAACTGCTCGCCTACGGCCCGAAACGCAGCGCCGCCGATTGGGATGAGGATCAGGCGATTCTCGAACAGACCGCTGAAACGAT
This DNA window, taken from Parasphingorhabdus litoris DSM 22379, encodes the following:
- a CDS encoding amidase; its protein translation is MIDWDTLETANRRLNAFTDFDRTATGGTGPLAGVTVGVKGNIAVRDMRWTAGCELYRDRVASEDAAVVAALRAAGGTMIGMLNMEEAALGAKTDNPWFGKTFNPHKEGYTPGGSSGGSGAAVAAGLCDVALGTDTMGSVRIPAAYCGVYGFKPAQSAISQDGLELAEQSLDCIGPLARNLDLLEKVARVISDFGEDEAATGSLATLVETGVDCELEVIENFRDIMRWAGETIAVAQLKHPLSRIRFAGFIKTTKAMAAHFAEEDQSKLSDGLKKLLAYGPKRSAADWDEDQAILEQTAETMQMLVAKHGFCILPTAPQGAFAHSEDAPANQADYTCLANISDLPAITIPSGFNDNGMPLGLQILASKGCEADLFALARKLDEKLRGYRRPETYLEIT